GATGTGGTCTCAATCCAATTTTGAAAAAGCAGAGAAACTTTTCAAGGATGAAAAATACAGTCAGGCAGAAGTTCTTTTTGAAGGTATTTTGAAAACCAATCCTACTGATACTAAGGTTATAGAATACCTAGGCGATATTGCGGGTCAATCTAAATCATGGGATAAAGCGATAGTCTATTATAAAAAGCTCAAAGTGCTTAAGCCTACTGAGGCAGATTATCATTATAAATATGGTGGTGCGCTTGGTATGAAAGCCAAGACCGTGAATAAGTTTAAAGCGCTTGGAATGATTGATGAGGTTAAATCTTCATTTGAAAAAGCCATTGTATTAAACCCAAAGCATATTGACTCCCGATGGGCATTGATAGAATTGTATATTCAGTTGCCTGGAATTGTTGGCGGAAGCGAGTCTAAAGCGATTAAATATTCCAATGAATTAGCAAAATTATCACCTGTAGACGGCTACCTTTCAAGAGGGCATATTGATGAATATTTTGAACGATACGCTGCTGCAGAAAATCAATATAAAAAAGCCATTCAGGCGGGTAGTACAAAAGTAGGTTCCCAAAAATTAGACAATTTATACAAACATAAATTAAAGAAAACGTAATAATCTCACTCCGTTATTTGGCTGTGGCCAATGCGCAAATAAAATTCAGAAAAATATAAATATGGAAACTACACATCCAAATTCTAACCAATCAGTATTAAGTTCAAATACATCCAACCATCTCCATTTCATAGCAATAGGAGGTAGCGCCATGCATAACTTGGCACTTGCTTTGCACAACAAGGGATATAAAGTTACAGGTAGTGACGATGCAGTTTTTGAGCCTTCGAAATCACGGTTAGAAAAAAAAGGATTACTTCCGCAAGAGATGGGTTGGTTTCCCGAAAAAATAACACAAGATATTGAAGCAATTATTTTGGGTATGCATGCCAAAGCTGATAATCCTGAATTACTACAAGCACAAGCTTTAGGGTTAAAAATATATTCTTATCCAGAATTTTTATACGAGCAATCAAAAAACAAAACTCGCGTAGTGATAGGAGGTTCTCACGGAAAGACTACTATAACATCTATGATTTTGCACGTGATGCATTATCATAATATTGCTGTAGATTATATGGTAGGAGCGCAACTTGAGGGTTTTGATACGATGGTGCACTTGACAGAAGAAAATGATTTTATGGTACTTGAAGGGGATGAGTATTTGTCGTCACCTATAGACAGGCGTCCTAAATTTCATTTGTATCAGCCTAATATTGCTCTAATTTCAGGTATTGCTTGGGATCACATAAATGTTTTCCCGACTTATGAAAATTACGTGGAGCAGTTTGAAATTTTTATTGATAAAATTACGAACGGTGGAATATTAGTGTACAACGAAGACGATGCCGAAGTGAAGCGCGTTGCTGAGGCTGCAACAAATCCGATCCGTAAATTAGCCTATGCTACACCTCAATATATAGTTAGTGATGGAGTAACACTTTTAGAAACTCCAGAAGGGGACATGCCGATTGAAGTGTTTGGTGCGCACAATTTAAATAATTTGGCTGGTGCCAAATGGATTTGCCAAAACATGGGTGTTGATGAAGCTGATTTTTACGAAGCAATCGCTAGTTTTAAAGGAGCAAGTAAGCGTCTAGAGAAAATAGCCGAAGGAAAAGGAAAAGTAGCCTACAAAGATTTTGCACACTCACCAAGTAAAGTAGCAGCCACAACTAAAGCAGTAAAAGAACAATACCCAAATCGTAAATTAGTAGCCTGTTTAGAATTGCACACCTACAGTAGTTTGAATGCGGAGTTTTTAAAAGAATATGAAGGAGCGCTGGAATATGCTGATGTAGCAGTTGTGTTTTACTCGCCTGATGCTGTAAAAATCAAACAACTGGAAGAAGTAAC
This portion of the Flavobacterium sp. CECT 9288 genome encodes:
- a CDS encoding lipopolysaccharide assembly protein LapB; this encodes MKQILYSFLLLPMMMWSQSNFEKAEKLFKDEKYSQAEVLFEGILKTNPTDTKVIEYLGDIAGQSKSWDKAIVYYKKLKVLKPTEADYHYKYGGALGMKAKTVNKFKALGMIDEVKSSFEKAIVLNPKHIDSRWALIELYIQLPGIVGGSESKAIKYSNELAKLSPVDGYLSRGHIDEYFERYAAAENQYKKAIQAGSTKVGSQKLDNLYKHKLKKT
- the murC gene encoding UDP-N-acetylmuramate--L-alanine ligase produces the protein METTHPNSNQSVLSSNTSNHLHFIAIGGSAMHNLALALHNKGYKVTGSDDAVFEPSKSRLEKKGLLPQEMGWFPEKITQDIEAIILGMHAKADNPELLQAQALGLKIYSYPEFLYEQSKNKTRVVIGGSHGKTTITSMILHVMHYHNIAVDYMVGAQLEGFDTMVHLTEENDFMVLEGDEYLSSPIDRRPKFHLYQPNIALISGIAWDHINVFPTYENYVEQFEIFIDKITNGGILVYNEDDAEVKRVAEAATNPIRKLAYATPQYIVSDGVTLLETPEGDMPIEVFGAHNLNNLAGAKWICQNMGVDEADFYEAIASFKGASKRLEKIAEGKGKVAYKDFAHSPSKVAATTKAVKEQYPNRKLVACLELHTYSSLNAEFLKEYEGALEYADVAVVFYSPDAVKIKQLEEVTYDQIAKAFNREDLIIYTNPQDFKNYLFNLDLDNSALLLMSSGNYGGLNFDEVKNLMQ